In a single window of the Streptomyces sp. CGMCC 4.7035 genome:
- a CDS encoding pyridoxamine 5'-phosphate oxidase family protein codes for MTDAPPRGLEERLRDTRARLESDVDLWVATSGSEDGVHLIPLSYLWDGTAFLISTPRASVTGRNLLADGRVRLSLGPTRDVVIVVGTAEPVDIADLGPKTGDTFATKTGFDPRELDEPYQYFLIRPQRIQAWREANELRGRDLMRDGHWLG; via the coding sequence ATGACGGACGCACCGCCACGTGGACTTGAGGAAAGGCTGCGGGACACTCGTGCGAGGCTGGAGAGCGACGTCGATCTCTGGGTCGCGACGTCGGGCTCCGAGGACGGCGTCCACCTCATCCCGCTCTCGTACCTCTGGGACGGGACCGCGTTCCTCATCTCGACGCCGCGTGCCTCGGTCACCGGCCGCAACCTGCTGGCGGACGGCCGGGTGCGACTCAGCCTCGGGCCGACCCGCGACGTCGTCATCGTCGTCGGCACCGCCGAGCCCGTGGACATCGCCGACCTCGGCCCCAAGACGGGCGACACGTTCGCGACCAAGACCGGTTTCGACCCGCGCGAACTCGACGAGCCCTATCAGTACTTCCTGATCCGGCCGCAGCGCATCCAGGCCTGGCGCGAGGCGAACGAGCTGCGGGGACGCGACCTCATGCGCGACGGCCACTGGCTCGGCTGA